One segment of Gemmatimonadota bacterium DNA contains the following:
- a CDS encoding aminotransferase class V-fold PLP-dependent enzyme, producing MNQDDFVIESIPETAWQVSRRTFMKRLAGGIAAGGALACGSSASASPPQDLDTAVSGNDPNDERYWHAVRSQFLLRENLALMNAANLCPSPYPVMESVFKYTRDLDYDASFQNRTKYRQIREDTRGKMARLLGAHPDEIALVRNTSEANNVISTGFHLGTGDEVLLSDLNHPSNNQAWQVKARRFGFKLNYVSVPVVPQSEDEIVDAFERAYTPATKVMSFTHVSNRTGLTMPAGRLCAAARARGVFSLVDGAQSFGALEIDLAGMGCDAYSGSAHKWFMGPKEVGVLYVRKDSQGAVWPSIVSAGWRDEVEESARKYEVLGQRDDAALTATGRGVEFHEKIGPARVEARMRQVATAIKDGLSDLPGVELSTSMDPALSAGVVIFKPGELDPRKVFDKLYSTYHIAGAGMGPNVRLSPHIYNTLDEADRAVAAVAEILRDGV from the coding sequence ATGAACCAGGACGATTTCGTAATCGAAAGTATTCCCGAAACGGCGTGGCAGGTGTCCCGCCGGACATTTATGAAGCGGCTGGCTGGCGGCATCGCCGCGGGCGGCGCCCTGGCCTGCGGTTCATCCGCATCCGCCTCGCCTCCCCAGGATCTGGACACGGCGGTCTCCGGCAACGACCCGAACGACGAGCGGTACTGGCACGCGGTCCGCAGCCAGTTCCTCCTCAGGGAAAACCTGGCGCTGATGAACGCCGCGAATCTGTGTCCCTCGCCCTATCCGGTGATGGAATCGGTTTTCAAGTATACCCGGGACCTGGACTACGACGCGTCCTTTCAAAACCGGACCAAGTACCGCCAGATCAGGGAAGACACACGCGGGAAGATGGCCCGTCTCCTGGGCGCCCACCCCGACGAGATCGCGCTGGTGCGGAACACGAGCGAGGCAAACAACGTCATCAGCACCGGCTTTCACCTCGGGACGGGCGACGAAGTGCTGTTGTCCGATCTGAACCACCCCTCGAACAACCAGGCGTGGCAGGTCAAGGCCCGGCGGTTCGGCTTCAAGCTCAACTACGTGTCGGTTCCGGTGGTACCGCAGAGCGAGGACGAGATCGTCGATGCCTTCGAACGGGCCTACACGCCGGCGACTAAAGTCATGTCCTTCACCCACGTATCCAACCGTACCGGGCTGACCATGCCGGCCGGAAGGCTGTGCGCGGCGGCGCGGGCCCGCGGCGTGTTCTCCCTGGTCGACGGGGCCCAGAGTTTCGGCGCCCTGGAGATCGATCTCGCCGGCATGGGCTGCGACGCCTACTCGGGCAGCGCGCACAAGTGGTTCATGGGCCCGAAGGAGGTCGGCGTGCTCTACGTCCGCAAGGACAGCCAGGGTGCCGTCTGGCCCAGCATCGTGAGCGCGGGCTGGCGGGACGAGGTGGAGGAGAGCGCACGCAAGTACGAGGTTCTCGGACAGCGGGACGACGCGGCGCTGACGGCCACGGGACGGGGCGTCGAATTCCACGAGAAGATCGGGCCCGCCCGCGTGGAGGCCCGCATGCGCCAGGTGGCCACGGCCATCAAGGACGGTCTTTCCGATCTGCCGGGCGTAGAGCTTTCCACGTCCATGGACCCCGCGCTTTCCGCCGGCGTCGTCATCTTCAAGCCGGGCGAGCTCGATCCGCGCAAAGTCTTCGACAAGCTCTACAGTACGTACCATATCGCCGGCGCGGGCATGGGACCCAACGTCCGGCTTTCCCCCCATATCTACAACACGCTCGACGAGGCGGACCGCGCCGTCGCAGCGGTCGCGGAGATACTGAGGGACGGAGTCTGA
- a CDS encoding polysaccharide biosynthesis C-terminal domain-containing protein, with amino-acid sequence MSKRNAAVILYAALLIAGVLQVFQSIVIAHFFDPEYLAPYRYGILAAGFAYLFATGLIESVFFFISGKYAPDARRYAGNTLISCALIFLALLLLFHLLLKPYVLIRTELGPYLREIGVYLLIVLFLFVNMTVHNALVGRDHAAVASGLRVFQYLLRILAIAAALFSGLIASIYELILLIVILEAFQSLLYVLVLLNTKLLSFRLRGIEAGAQYRYALGLGIAGFIPFINASLDKIMISAFLGASSFAIFSVSAIELPIAGILISVFGSVLFSTYVGYAEGGDHSSMAALWRKCTTYGMIAIVPTGVFVFLFSDALYRLILPDAYFEGHRVLGIYALLLLLRFNSPDVLARALNRNAIIVQAATATLIVSVAGNLVFINTFGLWGAALATLCGTAAGWIYYLARYARLLDTTMGRLFPWKPYVRLIAISAVFFGAARWTFDRIEVSIALAILGAAAYSLYAFSLLEKPEKEYVRGLVRKMGVPIRSPDRT; translated from the coding sequence ATGTCAAAGCGAAACGCCGCCGTCATACTCTACGCCGCGCTGCTCATCGCGGGCGTGCTGCAGGTATTCCAGTCGATCGTCATTGCCCATTTCTTCGACCCGGAATACCTGGCGCCCTACCGCTACGGCATCCTGGCGGCCGGATTCGCCTACCTGTTCGCCACCGGGCTGATCGAGAGCGTCTTCTTCTTCATATCGGGGAAATACGCCCCGGACGCCCGCCGGTACGCAGGGAACACCCTGATCAGCTGCGCGCTGATCTTCCTGGCCCTCCTCCTGTTGTTCCATCTCCTTCTCAAACCCTACGTACTCATCCGCACGGAACTGGGACCCTATCTTCGGGAAATCGGCGTTTACCTCCTTATCGTGCTGTTCCTGTTCGTCAACATGACCGTCCACAACGCCCTGGTCGGCCGCGATCACGCGGCCGTCGCGAGCGGGCTGCGCGTGTTTCAATACCTCCTGCGCATCCTGGCCATCGCCGCCGCGCTGTTCTCGGGCCTGATTGCGTCCATCTACGAACTCATCCTGCTGATCGTAATCCTGGAGGCCTTCCAGTCCCTGCTCTATGTACTTGTCCTGCTCAACACGAAGCTGCTGTCCTTCCGGCTGCGGGGCATCGAGGCCGGGGCCCAGTACCGCTACGCCCTCGGACTGGGCATCGCGGGATTCATTCCCTTCATCAACGCGAGCCTGGACAAGATCATGATCAGCGCCTTCCTGGGCGCCTCCAGTTTCGCGATCTTCAGCGTGTCGGCCATCGAACTGCCCATCGCCGGCATCCTCATCAGCGTGTTCGGGTCAGTGCTCTTCTCCACTTACGTGGGATACGCCGAAGGCGGCGATCATTCGTCCATGGCGGCGCTGTGGCGCAAGTGCACCACTTACGGCATGATCGCCATCGTACCCACGGGGGTCTTCGTCTTTCTCTTCTCCGACGCGCTGTACCGGCTCATCCTTCCGGACGCCTACTTCGAAGGCCACCGGGTCCTGGGCATCTACGCCCTGCTCCTGCTGCTCCGCTTCAACAGCCCGGACGTGCTCGCCCGGGCCCTCAACCGGAACGCGATCATCGTCCAGGCCGCTACGGCTACGCTGATCGTCAGCGTCGCGGGCAACCTGGTCTTCATCAATACATTCGGCCTGTGGGGCGCGGCCCTGGCCACCCTGTGCGGGACCGCCGCGGGATGGATCTACTACCTGGCCCGCTACGCCCGGCTGCTCGACACCACCATGGGACGGCTCTTTCCCTGGAAACCCTATGTCCGGCTGATCGCCATTTCAGCGGTCTTCTTCGGCGCGGCCAGGTGGACCTTCGACCGGATCGAGGTCAGTATCGCCCTGGCCATCCTCGGCGCCGCGGCGTACTCCCTCTACGCGTTCTCCTTGTTGGAGAAACCGGAGAAGGAGTACGTCCGGGGTTTGGTGAGGAAGATGGGCGTTCCGATCCGGTCACCGGACCGAACCTGA